In a single window of the Esox lucius isolate fEsoLuc1 chromosome 22, fEsoLuc1.pri, whole genome shotgun sequence genome:
- the acadl gene encoding long-chain specific acyl-CoA dehydrogenase, mitochondrial, whose protein sequence is MLSKAVKTCFSGVTNVFRGGQVLSTANARMQHSLPQKGEAPPSKRLETSSAKSLMDIGTRRIFSADHDMFRESVRRFWTEEVVPYHKEWEKAGMVSRELWQKAGEQGLLGILVPEEHGGIGGDMLSAAVMWEEQMYSNCTGPGFALHSDICMPYISNYGSKEQIDRFIPQMTAGTCIGAIAMTEPGAGSDLQGVRTYAKKDGDDWILNGNKVFITNGCMADLVIVVTVTNREAKTAAHGISLFLVEKGMPGFQAGKKLEKIGLHAQDTAELFFEDVRLPASALLGQVNKGFYYLMNELPQERLLIADMAISSSEFMFEETRNYVMQRKAFGKTISHLQTVQHKLAEIKTEICVGRSFLDNCLQLHAENRLDSQTASMAKYWASDLQNSVATRCVQLHGGWGYMWEYPIAKAFVDSRVQPIYGGTNEIMKELIARSIVSQK, encoded by the exons ATGTTGTCAAAAGCGGTAAAAACGTGTTTTTCAGGTGTTACAAATGTATTTCGAGGGGGACAGGTACTTTCCACTGCAAATGCCAG AATGCAACACAGTCTGCCCCAGAAAGGGGAAGCTCCCCCATCCAAAAGGCTGGAGACCTCCAGTGCAAAGTCTCTGATGGATATTGGAACCCGCCGGATCTTCAGCGCGGACCATGACATGTTCAGGGAGAGTGTCCGGCGTTTCTGGACAGAGGAAGTTGTACCCTACCACAAGGA GTGGGAGAAGGCTGGTATGGTGAGCAGGGAGCTGTGGCAGAAAGCTGGGGAGCAGGGCCTGCTGGGGATCCTGGTCCCGGAGGAGCATGGTGGGATCGGAGGGGACATGCTGTCAGCAGCCGTGATGTGGGAGGAGCA GATGTACTCCAACTGCACTGGCCCTGGATTCGCCCTCCATTCAGATATCTGCATGCCCTACATAAGTAACTACGGCTCTAAAGAACAGATTGATCGCTTCATACCACAGATGACTGCTGGAACATGCATTGGGGCTATCGCCATGACCGAGCCAGGAGCAGGCAG CGACCTCCAAGGTGTCAGGACCTACGCTAAGAAGGACGGTGATGACTGGATCCTCAACGGAAACAAA gTGTTCATTACCAACGGCTGTATGGCCGACTTGGTTATTGTGGTAACCGTGACAAACCGGGAGGCGAAGACAGCGGCCCACGGCATCAGCCTCTTTCTGGTGGAGAAAGGAATGCCGGGCTTCCAAGCAGGGAAGAAGCTGGAAAAGATTGGCCTGCATGCACAG GACACGGCAGAGCTGTTCTTTGAGGACGTGCGTCTTCCTGCTTCAGCCCTCCTGGGTCAGGTCAACAAGGGCTTCTACTACCTGATGAACGAGCTGCCACAG GAGCGCCTGCTGATTGCAGACATGGCTATCTCCAGCAGTGAGTTCATGTTTGAGGAGACCAGGAACTATGTGATGCAGCGGAAAGCTTTTGGCAAGACCATCTCTCACCTGCAG ACAGTTCAGCACAAGCTGGCAGAGATAAAGACCGAGATCTGTGTGGGACGCTCCTTTCTAGACAACTGCCTTCAGCTCCACGCAGAGAATCGTCTGGACTCGCAAACCGCCTCTATGGCCAAGTACTG GGCGTCTGACCTCCAGAACTCTGTGGCCACTCGGTGTGTCCAGCTCCATGGAGGTTGGGGTTACATGTGGGAGTACCCCATCGCCAA ggcTTTTGTGGACTCCCGTGTCCAGCCCATATACGGAGGCACCAATGAGATCATGAAGGAGTTGATCGCTCGTAGCATCGTCAGCCAGAAGTGA
- the mylz3 gene encoding myosin, light polypeptide 3, skeletal muscle: MADSPFTPDQIEDFKEAFGLFDRVGDSMVAYNQVADIMRALGQNPQNKEVNEILGNPSADDMANKRLKFDEFLPMLVKADKLLKGTLDDYVEGLRVFDKEGNGTVMGTELRIVLGTLGEKMTEAEIDGLLQGQEDENGSINYEAFVKHILSV, translated from the exons ATG GCGGATTCTCCCTTCACTCCAGACCAGATCGAGG ACTTCAAAGAGGCCTTTGGACTCTTCGACAGAGTCGGAGACAGCATGGTTGCATACAACCAGGTGGCTGATATCATGCGTGCCCTGGGACAGAACCCCCAGAACAAGGAAGTTAATGAGATCCTGGGAAACCCATCCGCCGACG ACATGGCCAACAAGAGGCTGAAATTCGATGAATTCCTGCCCATGCTGGTGAAGGCCGATAAGTTGCTGAAGGGTACACTCGACGACTACGTTGAGGGTCTCCGCGTCTTCGACAAGGAGGGTAACGGCACTGTGATGGGCACTGAGCTGCGCATCGTGTTGGGCACACTGG GTGAGAAGATGACAGAGGCCGAGATTGACGGTCTCCTACAAGGTCAGGAGGACGAGAACGGCAGCATCAACTATGAGG CTTTCGTCAAGCACATCCTGTCTGTGTAA
- the lancl1 gene encoding glutathione S-transferase LANCL1: MDQRAWKNPYADYDGNPASVQELFDSQGKLTAEFAGRLSNAISQLLMHMENGLKSADPRDCTGYTGWAGIALLYLHLHGVFGEPSFLQKALDYVGHSLTCPTRRRDVTFLCGDAGPLAVAAVVYHRVQRAQESDECLSRLLQLHQSVVMGSGASGLPDELLYGRMGYLYALTFINQQFGHDKIPIQYIQQICEAVLISGEGQSQRFRCQEQSPLMYEWYQEQYVGPAHGLAGIYYFLMQPGFVAGEERVHRLVRPSVDHVCRLRFPTGNYPPCIGDNRDLLVHWCHGAPGVIYMLLQAYKVFGVGQYLEEALQCGEVVWHRGLLKKGYGLCHGAAGNAYAFLALYKLTHDPKHLYRACMFADWCMNYGKHGCRTPDTPFSLFEGMAGTIYFLADLLQPLKSKFPAFEL, encoded by the exons ATGGACCAGAGAGCTTGGAAGAACCCATATGCAGACTATGATGGGAACCCTGCATCTGTGCAAGAACTATTTGATTCACAGGGAAAG ctcaCAGCAGAGTTTGCAGGGCGGCTAAGCAATGCCATCAGTCAGCTTTTGATGCATATGGAAAATGGACTCAAGTCTGCCGACCCTAGAGACTGCACGGGTTATACCGGCTGGGCGG GCATCGCCCTGCTTTACCTGCACCTCCACGGCGTGTTCGGGGAGCCCTCCTTCCTGCAGAAGGCCCTGGACTACGTGGGCCACAGCCTCACGTGTCCGACACGGCGGCGCGACGTCACCTTCCTGTGCGGTGACGCCGGGCCTCTGGCCGTGGCCGCCGTGGTTTACCACAGGGTACAGAGGGCGCAGGAGTCAGACGAGTGCCTCAGCAG GCTTCTGCAGCTCCACCAGTCGGTAGTGATGGGCTCCGGGGCCAGCGGGCTCCCCGACGAGCTGCTCTACGGCCGGATGGGCTACCTATATGCCCTGACGTTCATCAACCAGCAGTTTGGCCACGACAAGATCCCCATCCAGTACATCCAACAG ATCTGTGAGGCTGTGTTGATATCGGGAGAAGGTCAGTCCCAGAGGTTCCGTTGTCAGGAGCAGAGCCCTCTGATGTATGAGTGGTACCAGGAGCAGTATGTTGGCCCTGCCCACGGCCTGGCAGGCATCTACTACTTCCTCATGCAG CCCGGCTTTGTGGCGGGAGAGGAGAGGGTCCACAGGCTGGTGAGGCCCAGCGTGGACCATGTCTGTCGACTCCGCTTCCCTACAGGGAACTACCCGCCCTGCATAGGGGACAACAGGGACCTGCTGGTGCACTGGTGTCATGGAGCCCCGGGCGTCATCTACATGCTGCTGCAGGCGTACAAG GTGTTCGGGGTGGGCCAGTACCTGGAGGAGGCTCTGCAGTGCGGTGAGGTGGTATGGCACAGGGGCCTGCTGAAGAAAGGCTACGGCCTGTGTCACGGCGCCGCTGGGAACGCCTACGCCTTCCTGGCCCTCTACAAGCTCACCCACGACCCAAAGCACCTCTACAGGGCCTGCATG tttgcTGACTGGTGCATGAACTACGGTAAACATGGCTGCAGGACTCCGGACACTCCCTTCTCCTTATTTGAAG GAATGGCTGGTACCATCTATTTCCTGGCAGACCTGCTTCAGCCCCTGAAATCAAAGTTCCCAGCCTTTGAGTTGTAA